CCATGTCCAGGTCCAGCTCGGCGTGGGCCAGGAGGTGTCCGTCCTTGGCCACGCGGGCGGCGACCAGCCGCACCTTCTTGCCCCCGGCGGAGGTGACGCCGGCGACGACCACCTCGTCGACGCCGCACCAGCGGGCCATCGCCGCCGCGGCCCCGGAGACCTCGCCGGTGCCGAAGGCCTTGCGCAGGCTCTCCTGGTGCTTCTTGTAGGCGCCCGCCTGGAGCGCCGGGGCGAGGGTCACCTTGGCCATGGCGCCCGGGCCGGCCTGGTAGGTGTCCTGCTCCAGGGCGTAGCCGGGCGCGTCCACCGTCACGTAGTGGGGGCCCGGGGCGAGGTCCCGCAGCTCCTGGGGCGACATCCCCCGGAAGACGCCATCGACGTAGACCCGGGCGGGCTGGGGCGAGACCAGGACCTCGAGGCTGTAGCCGTGATCGCCCTGCACGCCGGCGCGGATCTCCTCCACCACCTCGAGGACGTCCGGGCTGAAGACCTCGCGGTTGAAGGTGTAGTCGGTGCGCAGGGAGAGCAGGCGGGTGAGGGTCTGGCGGGACTTGCGCACGTCGCCGCTGAAGTACTGGGTGGCCCCCATCATCGCGTAGGTGGCGAGCATCCCCGGCATGTGGACCGAGAGGTCGGCCTGCTCGTAGAGGCCGATCGCCTCCTCGAAGTGGCGCAGGGCGCCCTCGAACTCGAGGTTCTGGTAGGCGAGCTTGCCGGACTGCAGGGCCTGATCCGCCTGCTGGGCCGCGAGGCGCCGCTTCCGGCTGTTCTCGCCCCGGGCGATGTCGCTGATGTCCACGTAGCGGATGCGCGTCGACTGGCTGGCGGTCTGCCGCAGGACGTAGTCGAGGGTCGCGGCGGAGTCCTCGGCCTTGGCGTCGAGGGAGACGGCGAGCGTGCTGCCCGCCTCCTCGGCCGCCGCCGGCAGCAGCACCCCGAGGGCGCAGATCACGGTGAGGAGCTTTCTCATGTCACTTCCCCCTGGGGGCCTTCTTGTTGCCGGCCCGCTTCTCGTTCTCGGGCCTGGGTCTGGTCCTATCCCAGTTCCGGAGCGCTTGCAGCGCTGCCTGTAGCTGCTGGTCGTGGGTGGCCGCGGCGATCAGGGCGCCGTTGCCCAGGCCGTCGTCGGTGCCCGCGCCGGCCAGGGGCTCGGGGCGCACGACGATGTCGGGCTCGATCCCCCGCCCGTGGATCGAGTTTCCGTCGGGCGTGTAGTAGCGGGCGATGGTCAGCTTGAGGCCCGAGCCGTCGTCCAGGTCGATGATCGTCTGCACCGAGCCCTTGCCGAAGGTCTGGGTCCCCACCAGCACCGCCCGGTCGTGCTCGCGCAGCGCGGCGGCCACGATCTCGGAGGCCGAGGCCGTCCCCTCGTTCACCAGCACGGCCATGGGGTAGTCCCCCTCCGTGCGGGGCTTGTGGGCTCGCTGCACGTCCTCCGGGCTGGTGCGCCCGCGGGTGGCGACGATGACGCCCTCGGAGAGCCAGATGTCGCTGACCGCCACCGCCTGATCGAGGAGGCCGCCGGGGTTGTTACGCAGGTCGAGGACGATGCCGCCGGGCTTGCCGCCGGACTCCTTGCTGATCTTCTCGACGGCCCGCCGCACGTAGGTGGCCGTCCGATCCTGGAAGGAGCGGATGCGGATCACGCCGAGATCGTCGTGGCGGGTGAAGGTGACGGGGTTCACCTCGATGTGCTCTCGCACGAGGGTGATCTCCCGGGGCGCGGTGAAGGTGTCGCGCAGGAGGCCGAGGACGACCTTCGAGCCCACCGGCCCCCGCAGGCGGTGCACGGCCAGGGAGAGGGAGAGGTCGGCGACCGGCACCCCGTCGATGGTGGCGATCTCGTCGCCCGCCCGCAGCCCGGCGCGGTGGGCGGGGGTCCCCTCGATCGGCGCGATGACGATCAGGCGATCGCGATCCCGGGTGACCTCGAGCCCCACCCCGCCGAAGGCCCCGTCGGTGCCGGCCTTCATCTGGGCGTACTCCTCGGGGGTGAGGAAGACGCTGTGGGCGTCGAGGGTCTGCATCATCCCCTTGATGGCGCCGTAGATCAGGGTCCGGGGGTCGGGCTCCTCGACGTAGTTGTTCTCCACCAGGGTCAGGACCCGGGAGAAGATCCCGAGCTTGCCGTAGGTGGCCTCCCGGGCCAGGAGCGTGAAGGCCGGCAGCAGCACGGCGGTGAGGACGACGCCCACGAAGAAGGGCCGCCAGGCCCAACGGCGGGCCTCGCCCGGCCTCTGTTCTGCTGGCTTCAAGGTGGGGGTCATCATAGCACCGCCCCTGGCTTCGACACCTTCGACGCCGCCACGGGGTCCCGGCTTCACTGGAACCAGCGGCGGGGGTCCAGCGCCTCGCCCCGGTGGCGGATCTCGAAGTAGAGGTAGGCCCCCTTGAGGGAGGCCGTGTCCCCCACGAGCCCGACGACCTTGCCCGCCTCCAGCTCCTCGCCGATGGCCACGAACATCCGA
The Deltaproteobacteria bacterium DNA segment above includes these coding regions:
- a CDS encoding S41 family peptidase, whose product is MKPAEQRPGEARRWAWRPFFVGVVLTAVLLPAFTLLAREATYGKLGIFSRVLTLVENNYVEEPDPRTLIYGAIKGMMQTLDAHSVFLTPEEYAQMKAGTDGAFGGVGLEVTRDRDRLIVIAPIEGTPAHRAGLRAGDEIATIDGVPVADLSLSLAVHRLRGPVGSKVVLGLLRDTFTAPREITLVREHIEVNPVTFTRHDDLGVIRIRSFQDRTATYVRRAVEKISKESGGKPGGIVLDLRNNPGGLLDQAVAVSDIWLSEGVIVATRGRTSPEDVQRAHKPRTEGDYPMAVLVNEGTASASEIVAAALREHDRAVLVGTQTFGKGSVQTIIDLDDGSGLKLTIARYYTPDGNSIHGRGIEPDIVVRPEPLAGAGTDDGLGNGALIAAATHDQQLQAALQALRNWDRTRPRPENEKRAGNKKAPRGK
- a CDS encoding PEGA domain-containing protein: MRKLLTVICALGVLLPAAAEEAGSTLAVSLDAKAEDSAATLDYVLRQTASQSTRIRYVDISDIARGENSRKRRLAAQQADQALQSGKLAYQNLEFEGALRHFEEAIGLYEQADLSVHMPGMLATYAMMGATQYFSGDVRKSRQTLTRLLSLRTDYTFNREVFSPDVLEVVEEIRAGVQGDHGYSLEVLVSPQPARVYVDGVFRGMSPQELRDLAPGPHYVTVDAPGYALEQDTYQAGPGAMAKVTLAPALQAGAYKKHQESLRKAFGTGEVSGAAAAMARWCGVDEVVVAGVTSAGGKKVRLVAARVAKDGHLLAHAELDLDMGQRAALGEASALVKDLFAHDLPRGPGGAPIVKPLKVGKPMGSKVWSYVSLGVGASALATGTVFAFQARSAARDAKALPQIERDAIAETVSKARTRAAVADTLMGLSLAAIGTGIYLIIPPIEGGGSRPEEIIEEAEDDPFAVAPWILPGGAGVVVGGRF